The Anopheles marshallii chromosome X, idAnoMarsDA_429_01, whole genome shotgun sequence genome includes a window with the following:
- the LOC128713173 gene encoding uncharacterized protein LOC128713173, whose translation MPCRTCGKDCKCLRMMSKRSCGSRACDSGCTCSCNASSSRCLGTAQVGSEDRRQDESGQLQPSQGGCACTGGGQINEEGTTTTVGCGDSCSC comes from the exons ATGCCCTGCAGAACGTGCGGCAAAG ACTGCAAATGTTTGCGCATGATGAGTAAGCGTAGTTGCGGCTCTCGGGCGTGTGATTCCGGTTGCACCTGTAGCTGTAACGCCAGCTCGAGTAGGTGCCTCGGCACGGCTCAAGTTGGAAGCGAAGACCGACGGCAGGACGAGTCGGGGCAACTGCAGCCCAGCCAGGGCGGTTGTGCATGTACCGGTGGTGGTCAGATCAATGAGGAGGGCACGACCACAACGGTTGGATGTGGTGATTCCTGTTCCTGTTAG
- the LOC128708816 gene encoding alpha-(1,3)-fucosyltransferase C produces the protein MAALLDRKVHLKSMLLFCAAVLLVGLFFIYNTCLVETINSYKVLDEHNRARARQVEQDVGQGKRPRYILLYTSFFEDNLWGLPAETLRPDYFSMGHCPVTDCVQTTNHQLLPSVTDYDAVVFHVATRWDGPLPAVRSPQQVYVAAEMESPAHTKHTLSLDGSYFNWTMTYRLDSDVLFNYMNIVDLESGEVISPALRPAWRNGFYEYSNTTIAETVSGKHKMAAQFVSHCGALSGRDRLVKKIQSAGLQVDVYGTCGPLKCPRGNSECNQMLDTMYWFYLSFENSLCVDYVTEKLYNALEHNIVPIVFGGADYNRFMPPGSYINVQDYATVIELVDYLRYLVDNPTEYVKYFWWKEHYALERTNWHCDLCVKLHSVNARERVQYYRNIKAWWYDDACTAKSKIEF, from the exons ATGGCTGCGCTGCTAGA TCGCAAGGTGCATCTTAAGTCGATGCTGCTGTTCTGTGCTGCAGTACTGTTAGTTGgccttttcttcatttacaaTACGTGCTTGGTGGAAACGATCAACTCGTACAAAGTACTGGATGAACACAATCGCGCCCGGGCCCGGCAGGTCGAGCAGGACGTTGGGCAGGGTAAACGTCCTCGCTACATACTGCTCTACACGAGCTTCTTCGAAGATAATCTCTGGGGTTTGCCAGCTGAAACGCTCCGACCGGACTATTTTTCGATGGGGCACTGCCCAGTTACGGATTGTGTGCAGACCACCAACCATCAACTATTGCCGTCCGTTACTGATTACGATGCGGTCGTGTTTCACGTGGCCACGCGTTGGGATGGTCCCCTGCCGGCGGTTCGTAGCCCGCAGCAGGTGTATGTGGCCGCCGAGATGGAGTCACCGGCCCACACCAAACACACGCTCAGTCTGGACGGGTCCTACTTCAACTGGACGATGACGTACCGGCTGGATTCGGATGTACTGTTTAACTATATGAATATTGTTGATCTGGAAAGTGGTGAAGTGATAAGCCCGGCGTTGCGTCCTGCCTGGCGCAACGGGTTCTACGAGTATAGCAACACAACAATCGCAGAAACAGTGTCTGGCAAACACAAAATGGCAGCCCAGTTTGTGTCACACTGCGGGGCGCTTTCCGGGCGCGATCGGCTCGTGAAGAAAATACAGTCGGCCGGTTTGCAGGTTGATGTGTACGGAACGTGTGGTCCATTAAA ATGTCCCCGAGGGAATTCGGAATGCAATCAAATGCTGGACACGATGTACTGGTTCTATCTGTCGTTCGAAAATTCACTGTGCGTCGACTACGTCACCGAGAAGCTGTACAACGCACTGGAGCACAACATTGTTCCGATCGTGTTCGGTGGCGCTGACTATAATCGCTTTATGCCACCAGGTTCGTACATCAACGTGCAGGACTACGCGACGGTGATCGAGCTGGTGGACTATCTGCGATACCTAGTAGATAATCCGACCGAGTATGTGAAGTACTTCTGGTGGAAGGAACATTACGCACTCGAGCGCACGAACTGGCATTGTGATCTCTGCGTGAAGCTGCACAGTGTGAATGCACGGGAAAGGGTACAGTATTATCGCAACATTAAGGCTTGGTGGTATGATGATGCTTGCACGGCTAAGTCTAAGATTGAATTCTAA
- the LOC128709578 gene encoding protein stoned-A — translation MLKLPKGLKKKKKGKKSKKDQELFTEEELEQYRREHQNHSALNSAAPSDSEDQPGGSEKSENNEEWSKFAALTSGIDSVLKKTQGDLDRIKSTSFFQKVPTKVEQEAREREERERREQEERERAAEAAKVQEEQRAAEELINAVVELSESEPNSEAEEDIFDTGYIDAIASGELPIAYVPESPVLESFEGEDPFDTSYAEKLIKGPEVSKRGKKIVNIGSAVEVLTGRVESVGTGSTKGNRQRRGIQNLLLASFDESEQQGRNGAELRFGGEGKPAEQLQIEQPQAFSLLDDSADLPADVPIDLSVSLHLTLQKQYQEQQQEEGGIHQEATADTGVETELNLDEFDDLKKRTPVISGVEFELLIGDSGSKEKAPANADLPVVDLDEFEDAPVNDPFDTGFVERILPATTVEDDEFDPRAEEPEVPVDDFDFDPRAAEPEEKRLSSPDLFSVDQTNLLQAAYEASTLAKDLLSGSSSDLAGIAHAPLECTAGGVRTASTSLTADPFDTSDVEFIVAPGKTELKFLEEELLTDRGPGLNHSLSDPNFDPRAGGEKEHHTTQQEEQRTEEDFQSLAQRKSSLSLHIGNGGPVGGGANRSKSVVFAVPTPDLLKLDGEQAIAKKPLTPYYNREPSLPDVDADPFDTSFVPSVAPTQLELSLLEKELNSASLHHSLSDPEFDPRAESPTAPPPSTRSDLLGVSEQEHLQKVLTPARGGASIEADPFDTSIAVNLQPGRAELKLLEEELIPPVAKDSSVVSDILSDVAPEASSVFVKVLTPQASNSSIDLGGGIGGAEPEEIDPFDTSFVPSLGPGRAEIKLLESELIDQ, via the exons ATGCTTAAGCTACCTAAAGGactaaagaagaaaaagaaaggcaaaaagTCCAAGAAAGATCAGGAACTGTTTACCGAGGAGGAGCTCGAGCAGTACCGTCGGGAGCATCAGAATCACTCGGCGCTCAACTCGGCGGCACCATCGGACAGCGAGGACCAGCCGGGCGGTAGCGAAAAGTCCGAAAACAACGAGGAATGGTCGAAGTTTGCAGCACTCACCAGTGGCATTGATTCGGTGCTAAAGAAAACCCAGGGCGATCTAGACCGTATCAAGAGCACCTCGTTCTTCCAGAAGGTTCCGACCAAGGTAGAGCAGGAGGCACGAGAGCGCGAAGAGCGCGAACGACGCGAACAGGAGGAACGCGAACGGGCAGCTGAAGCGGCGAAGGTCCAGGAGGAACAACGGGCAGCTGAAGAGCTTATAAACGCGGTTGTTGAGCTTTCCGAATCGGAACCGAACTCGGAAGCCGAAGAAGATATATTCGATACTGGATATATCGATGCGATAGCAAGTGGTGAGTTACCGATCGCATACGTCCCAGAGTCGCCTGTACTTGAATCGTTCGAAGGTGAAGACCCGTTCGACACATCGTACGCGGAAAAGCTTATCAAAGGTCCGGAAGTTTCGAAGCGAGGcaagaaaatcgttaatatcGGATCGGCCGTTGAGGTACTAACTGGACGGGTTGAGAGTGTTGGTACTGGATCGACCAAGGGTAATCGACAGAGACGTGGTATACAGAATCTACTGCTCGCAAGCTTTGACGAGAGTGAGCAGCAGGGACGAAACGGGGCCGAGTTAAGATTTGGTGGTGAAGGTAAGCCTGCGGAACAGCTGCAAATAGAACAACCGCAGGCGTTTAGTTTGTTGGATGATTCGGCAGATTTACCGGCGGATGTTCCAATCGATCTGAGTGTATCGCTGCATCTGACGCTTCAAAAGCAGTATCAAGAGCAACAGCAGGAAGAGGGTGGAATCCACCAAGAGGCAACCGCCGACACCGGTGTCGAAACAGAGCTCAATTTAGACGAGTTTGACGATCTCAAAAAACGTACACCTGTTATTTCTGGTGTCGAGTTTGAGCTACTGATTGGAGACTCTG GTTCCAAGGAAAAGGCTCCAGCTAACGCAGACCTACCGGTAGTTGATCTAGACGAGTTTGAGGACGCTCCCGTAAACGACCCGTTCGATACTGGGTTTGTTGAGCGGATTCTACCAGCCACGACCGTTGAGGACGACGAGTTTGATCCCCGTGCTGAAGAACCAGAAGTACCCGTGGACGACTTTGATTTTGATCCACGCGCTGCCGAACCGGAGGAGAAGCGCCTCAGTTCACCGGATCTATTTTCCGTCGATCAAACCAACTTGCTGCAGGCCGCGTACGAAGCTAGTACGCTCGCCAAGGATCTTCTGTCCGGCAGCAGTTCGGATCTAGCGGGTATAGCCCACGCACCGCTTGAGTGTACGGCGGGTGGAGTGCGAACAGCATCGACTTCGTTGACAGCGGATCCATTCGACACCTCCGACGTTGAATTTATTGTAGCACCTGGCAAGACCGAACTAAAGTTTCTCGAGGAGGAACTCCTCACGGATCGCGGCCCAGGTCTAAACCATTCGCTCAGTGATCCCAACTTCGATCCGCGTGCCGGAGGCGAGAAGGAGCATCATACCACCCAACAGGAAGAGCAGCGTACTGAGGAAGACTTCCAATCGCTCGCCCAGCGCAAATCATCACTTAGTCTGCACATCGGCAACGGTGGTCCAGTAGGGGGTGGTGCTAATCGTAGCAAATCAGTAGTATTTGCCGTACCAACTCCGGATCTGCTCAAGCTCGACGGTGAACAGGCAATCGCGAAGAAACCCCTAACGCCGTATTACAATCGTGAACCGTCTCTTCCGGACGTAGACGCTGATCCGTTCGACACGTCGTTTGTGCCATCGGTGGCACCAACACAGCTCGAGCTTAGCTTACTGGAGAAAGAACTAAACAGTGCATCGCTACACCATAGCCTGTCCGATCCGGAGTTTGATCCGCGGGCAGAATCTCCTACCGCACCCCCGCCCAGCACCCGTTCGGATCTGCTCGGTGTGAGTGAGCAGGAACATCTGCAGAAGGTGCTAACGCCCGCACGTGGTGGTGCATCAATTGAGGCGGATCCGTTCGACACATCCATTGCGGTAAACTTGCAGCCGGGCCGGGCCGAGCTGAAGTTACTGGAGGAAGAGCTCATACCGCCAGTTGCCAAGGACAGTAGTGTCGTGTCGGACATCTTGTCGGACGTTGCTCCGGAAGCTAGTTCAGTGTTTGTGAAGGTGCTAACACCGCAGGCCAGTAACAGTTCCATCGATCTGGGTGGTGGTATCGGTGGTGCTGAGCCGGAGGAGATCGATCCGTTCGATACGTCGTTCGTGCCAAGTTTAGGACCGGGACGGGCTGAAATTAAGCTGCTCGAAAGTGAGCTCATTGATCAGTAA
- the LOC128719230 gene encoding protein stoned-B: MANPFLMDDEALGDSDPTPNPFLFGDDGPVADESDNPFFAQGGGCNPFADFGTGGDEDMPVAVTAAIDLFGGGDPVVVTSGAQLFLASDHVMTSTAAATGVTGGLPDQTMGAPNGGVNANFFHTTINEEDDLIIPKPTHLHLGSNTTAALMDPDGGVGLYEDDGARPHKPVPPRPIPPSHATQQLISSIADQLDQTSTNLLQKIPVTRTPSPVSMRDLHSPSPTPGDYCDLMPGSAGDPASTINTAGDNPFADEPPAHSGGTMAVVQKPPRPRPPPPRPAPPKSSLASSPVNPQQVATAQEPDLFDLFGTGPTPKPAAPPKPPAPKTKEDILSLFSQPAQPTTAAMAPRPSQPDLLSDDLDDLLGGMSAATGAGPEAAFVPNLAENLATVVQPLVPVTPAAVPPPKPPPPAIVKQHQHPPQEVPVQEESLQEELSLQEEYSQPESFVEPSPEIVLEVAPASDPSDAMRSEVSSEYSPTGSNITSGNIPSSVSGSIVNLPTAPHGGMEMEMNMAPEDLHDPVSGGVPVIPADAGVDYNHVEQHHHQQPALFDEPDSTVAQYYGETLQDQLIGGDTNDSTTVNPFAMVDDDEPVTMAPVDSGLGYANELFGATNLANNNNTMVTHSPEPDAFDSFAAKFEGKQIGVSVGGVATGATGRAENIFLDDSDLGGGTNVADLDAFGGDAWGTGAPTGGGGFDDLKGDGFGNDDGFDDPFLSMQAPPAPEGTPFGRSHSRDSDEGREFNVVIRPKEGVETQYSALALAPPPKSPQTASIYSGDSSPRVNPFEHSEEVEPIPVSLPDKPQLERTDSQETPPTPLFDEDVSQPLEDFPRVIYHGDGWEMQLRQPNKKKITGQRFWKKIFIRLVYQGDSPVLQLLNAATDKEPFQELPLQACYSVSEIGAQQYDNFGKIFTVKLQYVFYKERPGVRPGQVTKAERLTNKLSQFAAYAIQGDYQGVKELGSDLKKLGLPVEHAPQISQLFKLGSMNYEDMKQFSVCIEEALFKMNVHRDRALTYKTEEVQVTAVDELYVEQDAEGHVLKQIARVRLFFLAFLTGMPDIELGVNDLWRQGKEVVGRHDIIPVVTEEWIRLEGVEFHTCVQQDEYERSRTIKFKPPDACYIELMRFRIRPPKNRELPLQLKATWCVTGNKVELRADVLVPGFASRKLGQIPCEDVSIRFPIPECWIYLFRVEKHFRYGSVKSAHRRTGKIKGIERILGTVDTLQESLIEVTSGQAKYEHHHRAIVWRCPRLPKEGQGAYTTHQLVCRMALTSFDQIPEQLAPYAYVEFTMPATQASHTTVRSVSVQDSESDEPPEKYVRYLARHEYRVGIEHTTGESMNPYLAATTVTKQPIQEEQPMATTPIAPSDSDSDSN, translated from the exons ATGGCGAACCCTTTCCTGATGGATGATGAAGCACTCGGGGACAGCGATCCAACACCGAACCCGTTTCTGTTCGGGGATGATGGTCCGGTGGCCGACGAGTCGGACAATCCGTTTTTCGCGCAGGGCGGTGGATGCAACCCGTTTGCGGACTTTGGTACAGGAGGTGATGAGGATATGCCGGTGGCCGTCACTGCCGCAATAGATCTATTCGGTGGCGGTGATCCAGTCGTCGTGACATCCGGTGCGCAACTGTTTCTCGCTAGCGATCATGTCATGACGTCAACGGCGGCAGCCACTGGTGTTACGGGTGGCCTGCCGGACCAAACGATGGGTGCGCCGAACGGTGGCGTCAACGCTAACTTTTTCCACACCACAATCAACGAAGAGGATGATCTGATCATTCCGAAGCCAACGCACCTGCATTTGGGTTCGAACACCACGGCTGCTCTAATGGATCCGGATGGTGGAGTCGGGCTATACGAGGATGATGGTGCAAGACCGCATAAACCGGTACCGCCCCGTCCGATACCACCCTCGCACGCCACCCAGCAGCTGATCAGTTCGATCGCGGACCAGCTGGACCAAACCAGCACTAACCTGTTGCAGAAGATACCGGTAACACGTACGCCCAGCCCGGTTTCTATGCGTGATCTCCATTCGCCCAGCCCTACGCCGGGAGATTACTGTGATCTGATGCCGGGTAGTGCGGGAGATCCGGCCTCCACCATCAATACCGCCGGTGACAATCCATTTGCGGATGAACCACCCGCGCACAGTGGTGGCACCATGGCGGTCGTGCAGAAACCACCCCGCCcaagaccaccaccaccacggccGGCACCGCCAAAAAGTTCGCTGGCATCCTCACCGGTTAATCCGCAACAGGTTGCAACAGCGCAAGAGCCAGATTTGTTCGATTTGTTCGGTACGGGACCGACGCCGAAACCGGCGGCTCCACCTAAGCCACCTGCACCTAAAACGAAGGAAGACATTCTGTCGTTATTCTCGCAACCTGCACAACCGACTACGGCCGCCATGGCACCGAGACCCTCCCAACCGGATCTGCTCAGTGACGATCTGGACGATCTGCTCGGTGGGATGTCGGCAGCAACCGGTGCCGGACCGGAGGCAGCCTTCGTTCCAAACTTGGCGGAAAATCTGGCTACCGTTGTGCAGCCTTTGGTGCCAGTTACACCTGCCGCAGTTCCACCACCAAAGCCTCCACCACCGGCGATCGTGAAACAGCATCAGCATCCACCGCAGGAAGTACCAGTGCAGGAAGAGTCACTGCAAGAGGAGTTATCACTGCAAGAGGAATATTCGCAACCGGAAAGCTTCGTGGAGCCGTCACCTGAGATCGTGCTGGAAGTGGCACCGGCATCTGATCCGAGTGATGCGATGCGTTCGGAGGTATCGTCTGAGTACAGTCCGACCGGCTCGAATATCACTTCCGGTAACATTCCCAGCTCGGTGTCGGGCAGTATCGTCAACCTGCCGACCGCACCTCACGGCGGTATGGAGATGGAGATGAATATGGCACCGGAAGATCTGCATGATCCGGTGAGCGGTGGTGTACCAGTAATACCAGCCGACGCCGGTGTTGATTACAATCATGTggagcagcaccaccaccagcagccagCACTATTCGACGAGCCGGATAGCACTGTGGCGCAGTATTACGGCGAGACGTTACAGGATCAATTGATAGGTGGCGACACTAATGACAGCACCACGGTGAACCCCTTCGCCATGGTAGACGACGACGAGCCAGTAACGATGGCACCGGTTGACAGTGGGCTAGGCTATGCGAACGAGCTGTTCGGAGCGACCAACTtagcgaacaacaacaacacgatgGTGACGCACTCACCTGAACCGGATGCGTTCGATTCGTTCGCGGCCAAGTTCGAGGGTAAGCAGATTGGCGTTAGTGTCGGTGGTGTAGCAACGGGTGCGACGGGACGGGCAGAGAACATCTTCCTCGACGACAGTGATCTTGGTGGAGGTACTAATGTCGCCGATCTGGACGCTTTCGGTGGAGATGCCTGGGGCACTGGAGCACCTACTGGAGGTGGTGGTTTCGACGATTTGAAGGGCGATGGATTCGGTAACGATGATGGTTTCGATGATCCCTTTCTGAGCATGcaagcaccaccagcaccggag GGCACACCATTCGGTAGATCACATTCACGCGATTCGGATGAAGGTCGAGAGTTCAACGTGGTGATACGGCCGAAGGAAGGAGTGGAGACGCAATATTCTGCGCTAGCATTAGCGCCACCTCCCAAGAGCCCACAGACGGCTTCCATTTACTCCGGTGACTCTTCGCCGCGTGTGAATCCGTTCGAACATAGTGAAGAAGTTGAACCGATCCCTGTTAGCCTACCGGATA AACCACAGCTGGAGCGTACCGATTCGCAGGAAACACCTCCGACGCCTCTGTTCGATGAGGATGTATCACAACCGTTGGAAGATTTCCCACGTGTCATCTACCATGGTGATGGTTGGGAGATGCAGCTACGCCAGCCGAACAAGAAGAAGATTACCGGCCAGCGGTTCTGGAAGAAGATATTCATACGGTTGGTGTATCAGGGCGATAGCCCGGTGCTGCAGTTGCTGAATGCGGCTACCGATAAGGAACCGTTCCAGGAGTTGCCTCTGCAAGCGTGCTACTCCGTGTCGGAGATCGGTGCCCAGCAGTACGATAACTTTGGCAAGATCTTCACGGTCAAGCTACAGTATGTGTTCTACAAGGAGCGACCGGGTGTGCGGCCGGGTCAGGTGACAAAGGCGGAGCGGTTGACGAACAAGCTTAGCCAGTTTGCGGCCTACGCGATCCAGGGCGATTACCAGGGCGTGAAGGAGCTGGGTAGCGATCTGAAGAAGCTTGGACTCCCGGTAGAACATGCGCCCCAGATCTCGCAGCTGTTCAAGCTCGGCTCGATGAACTACGAGGACATGAAGCAGTTCTCCGTGTGCATCGAGGAAGCACTGTTCAAGATGAACGTGCACCGTGATCGTGCACTGACGTACAAGACTGAAGAGGTGCAGGTGACGGCGGTGGACGAGTTGTACGTCGAGCAGGACGCAGAAGGGCATGTGCTGAAGCAAATCGCACGCGTCCGGTTATTCTTCCTCGCCTTCCTCACGG GTATGCCCGACATTGAGCTTGGTGTGAACGATCTGTGGCGCCAGGGTAAGGAGGTGGTCGGTCGTCATGACATCATACCGGTGGTGACGGAGGAGTGGATCCGGTTGGAGGGTGTCGAGTTCCACACCTGTGTCCAGCAGGACGAATACGAACGGAGCCGCACGATTAAGTTCAAGCCACCGGACGCGTGCTACATCGAACTGATGCGCTTCCGCATTCGACCGCCAAAGAATCGTGAGCTACCACTACAGCTGAAGGCGACCTGGTGCGTGACTGGCAACAAGGTGGAGCTGCGGGCGGATGTACTCGTTCCCGGATTTGCTTCCCGAAAACTTGGCCAGATACCGTGCGAAGACGTTTCGATACGTTTTCCTATTCCTGAATGTTGGATCTATCTGTTTCGCGTAGAGAAACATTTCAG ATATGGTTCGGTAAAATCGGCCCATCGACGTACGGGTAAGATTAAGGGCATCGAGCGTATCCTGGGCACCGTTGATACGCTGCAGGAGTCATTGATTGAGGTAACGTCCGGACAGGCGAAATAcgaacatcatcatcgcgcGATCGTGTGGCGATGTCCGCGACTGCCGAAGGAAGGTCAGGGTGCCTACACGACGCATCAGCTCGTCTGCCGGATGGCACTCACCAGCTTCGATCAGATCCCGGAGCAGCTCGCACCGTACGCTTACGTCGAGTTTACGATGCCCGCAACGCAGGCTTCCCACACGACGGTTCGCTCGGTAAGTGTGCAGGATTCGGAGAGCGATGAGCCACCGGAAAAGTATGTGCGCTATCTCGCCCGCCATGAATACCG TGTTGGCATCGAACATACTACAGGAGAGTCGATGAATCCCTATCTAGCGGCGACCACCGTTACGAAGCAACCTATCCAGGAGGAACAACCGATGGCGACCACACCGATTGCACCGAGCGATTCGGATTCCGattcaaactaa